A DNA window from Helianthus annuus cultivar XRQ/B chromosome 15, HanXRQr2.0-SUNRISE, whole genome shotgun sequence contains the following coding sequences:
- the LOC118487509 gene encoding uncharacterized protein LOC118487509 has translation MDPIEGKRKITGAEPIRTEPRPYYDYHHDVISLRCSPSGFLDTVKHFTEAQVADVKSIGFGDVLNIKLYHISTRLGYWLVRNYDEQYSTLNIGNHKIKITRDSVHDVFGIPKGNVIVREKNKPRKGAIVEKNTATQGAETTIDEFKNQWPDTNKITHTLLARTMSKQTTGGRLFKLNFLAYWNTLFVEITKSTTVKQSFLLEIDKEEDIPNLDWCSFVLESLKRTRQGWKKLDSQYNGPVAFLTLLYSHYFNQRHKIFDEPVKMPVIQYVTSGMIDDVEEYLYNNGPLSVEDCDEVEEDEGANDNRQDQQPVTASRINGNDHQNQEATTAPFEIVKQNTSTLYTDLFADNIPIHEAAAVQENLTEFNTLDQRMEDTDEYMIPPVDTTHVYNRRNLAGNLDGEDPIDEGDIPSNTDWDTNAKRD, from the exons ATGGATCCTATCGAGGGGAAACGGAAGATTACCGGTGCAGAGCCTATTAGGACAGAACCAAGACCGTACTATGATTATCATCATGATGTAATAAGCCTACGGTGCAGTCCTTCAGGTTTTTTGGATACAGTTAAGCACTTTACTGAAGCGCAGGTGGCGGATGTGAAGAGCATTGGATTTGGTGATGTCCTTAATATAAAGCTTTATCATATAAGCACACGTTTAGGGTATTGGCTCGTACGAAACTATGACGAGCAATACAGCACCCTAAACATAGGAAATCACAAGATAAAAATCACCCGAGATTCAGTACATGACGTGTTTGGTATTCCAAAGGGTAATGTTATTGTACGAGAAAAAAATAAGCCTAGAAAAGGAGCAATAGTGGAGAAAAATACGGCTACTCAAGGCGCAGAAACAACCATAGATGAGTTCAAAAACCAGTGGCCAGACACAAACAAAATTACTCATACTTTACTTGCAAGAACTATGTCAAAGCAAACCACTGGCGGACGATTATTCAAGCTAAATTTCCTAGCCTACTGGAACACTTTGTTTGTAGAGATAACAAAGTCAACAACTGTTAAACAAAGTTTTCTACTTGAAATTGACAAAGAGGAAGACATTCCAAATCTGGATTGGTGCTCCTTCGTTTTAGAATCGCTGAAACGAACAAGACAAGGTTGGAAAAAGTTAGACTCACAATACAATGGCCCGGTTGCATTCCTAACG CTTCTATACAGCCATTATTTCAACCAAAGACACAAAATTttcgatgaacctgtcaaaatgCCTGTCATACAGTATGTAACCTCTGGTATGATCGACGACGTGGAAGAATATTTATACAACAACGGGCCGCTAAgtgttgaagattgtgatgaagtGGAGGAAGACGAAGGAGCAAATGATAATCGCCAGGATCAACAACCTGTTACTGCCTCACGCATCAATGGCAATGATCATCAAAATCAAGAGGCTACGACCGCACCATTCGAAATCGTAAAACAGAACACTTCGACGCTGTACACTGACCTTTTCGCTGACAACATCCCGATACACGAGGCAGCTGCGGTACAAGAAAACCTCACCGAATTCAATACATTAGATCAGCGTATGGAAGATACGGATGAGTACATGATACCACCAGTGGATACGACACATGTCTACAACAGAAGAAACCTGGCTGGAAACCTGGATGGGGAGGATCCGATTGACGAAGGTGACATACCATCAAATACGGATTG GGACACAAACGCAAAAAGAGATTGA
- the LOC110912165 gene encoding uncharacterized protein LOC110912165 — translation MERCKRWNDAVKNTVSTNTVSIPDEVSYAGDEVVQNKVGQCGETNQELDGDGDARLEHENTVKDKGCDDVHNTPFDDGGISDTCLAALQTIEPGLYRQTTEVAQADVVNNMDQPVNLAECSQQQAHKQNTITDAYDKEKPPTTSADEPDEVTEAEMQSVETLLKLAPILQTSSASNQKTPVSANKNKTDDERHTHLVRTRIKMIREKNEKRMAELGDAYRSPYCNRVTDLYEPLLARDQTIICYLLAPVGDIGTLIYKSDSGVETLKIIFETFHPSQYISYGGMDAFVDVLNFEEKKRDKKSSPYRLFLPTTILQDEMFEPKITDSDRLKVFGPSVDDILCKYQVKKVDKVDLIFIPVLLSDHYWCLCFNMKNGDIELIDNSRYAESFTKRYRGRPEKLRRVLILYLKGKIGQKEWITKLEKAKIIRKEMDWRTLQNGCDCGVFTMRHMETYKGKSPWDAGFKTEDQKKMQDSQLRFLRYRYLSKIVLSDYNLIRKEVYDKATDFMKNSIPADALHDLDSKISNRLDQFFKLKKGKQNEKS, via the exons ATGGAAAGGTGTAAAAGATGGAATGATGCGGTTAAAAATACAGTTTCTACAAATACAGTTTCGATACCTGATGAAGTAAGCTATGCTGGTGATGAGGTGGTTCAAAACAAAGTTGGACAGTGTGGCGAAACAAATCAAGAGTTAGATGGCGATGGAGATGCAAGGTTGGAACATGAAAACACGGTGAAAGATAAAG GATGTGATGATGTTCATAATACCCCATTTGATGATGGTGGTATTTCGGACACATGCCTGGCAGCCTTACAAACCATCGAACCAGGCCTATACAGGCAGACTACAGAAG TGGCACAAGCAGATGTGGTAAACAACATGGACCAACCTGTAAATTTGGCAGAGTGCAGTCAACAACAAGCACATAAACAGAATACAATAACCGACGCCTATGATAAAGAAAAGCCTCCGACAACATCAGCTGATGAACCTGATGAAGTAACCGAAGCAGAAATGCAGTCTGTTGAGACACTTTTAAAATTGGCTCCAATCCTACAAACATCAAGTGCAAGTAATCAAAAGACTCCTGTGTCAGCGAACAAAAATAAAACGGATGACGAGAGGCATACACACCTAGTGAGAACACGTATCAAGATGATCAGGGAAAAGAACGAAAAGCGGATGGCAGAACTAGGTGACGCATACAGATCACCTTACTGCAACAGGGTAACCGACTTATATGAGCCACTTTTGGCACGTGACCAAACAATCATCTGTTATCTCTTAGCTCCGGTGGGAGATATTGG GACATTGATATACAAGTCTGACAGTGGAGTCGAAACGctaaaaatcatatttgaaaCCTTCCACCCATCGCAATACATATCATATGGTGGAATGGACGCATTTGTAGATGTTTTAAACTTTGAAGAGAAAAAAAGGGACAAAAAATCATCACCCTACAGGCTGTTCTTGCCAACTACAATATTG CAAGACGAAATGTTTGAGCCAAAGATCACAGATAGTGATCGATTGAAAGTATTCGGACCAAGCGTAGACGATATATTGTGTAAGTATCAGGTGAAGAAAGTTGACAAAGTTGATCTCATCTTCATTCCAGTACTACTTTCCGATCATTACTGGTGCCTATGCTTTAACATGAAAAATGGAGATATCGAGTTAATAGATAACTCTAGGTATGCCGAATCGTTTACCAAACGCTACCGTGGACGCCCCGAAAAGCTG CGGAGAGTTCTAATACTATACCTAAAAGGCAAAATTGGACAAAAAGAGTGGATAACAAAGTTGGAAAAGGCAAAAATAATTCGAAAGGAAATGGATTGGAGAACTCTTCAAAACGGTTGTGACTGTGGTGTCTTCACTATGAGACATATGGAGACATACAAGGGCAAATCTCCATGGGATGCAGGGTTTAAAACGGAAGACCAAAAGAAGATGCAAGATTCACAACTACGGTTTTTGCGGTACAGGTATCTTAGTAAGATTGTATTGTCCGACTACAATCTTATAAGGAAAGAGGTATACGACAAAGCTACGGACTTTATGAAGAATTCGATACCCGCAGATGCTTTGCACGATCTAGATAGCAAAATAAGTAACAGATTGGATCAGTTCTTCAAGCTCAAAAAGGGGAAACAAAATGAAAAGTCGTAG